The proteins below are encoded in one region of Abditibacteriota bacterium:
- a CDS encoding glucosamine-6-phosphate deaminase — MKVIIQENYDKMCEWAAAHIIDAINSHPKDKPFVLGLPTGSSPLGVYKKLIKANKEGKVSFKNVVTFNMDEYVGLPRTHRESYWFFMHDNFFNHIDIPEGNINILNGMADDLEAECARYEEKIAFFGGIDLFMGGSGVDGHIAFNEPYTSLNSRTGVRDLTEDTKIVNSRFFNNDPDKVPSRALSVGVATVTDSREVLLLINGHSKARALAHCVEGGVSSKWTISALQNHNNAYIAVDEAACGELKVDTYKYFLDVYKSERL; from the coding sequence ATGAAAGTCATCATTCAGGAAAACTATGACAAGATGTGCGAGTGGGCGGCGGCCCATATCATCGACGCCATCAACAGCCACCCCAAGGACAAGCCCTTCGTGCTGGGCCTCCCCACCGGCTCCTCCCCTCTGGGCGTTTACAAGAAGCTCATCAAGGCCAACAAAGAGGGCAAGGTGTCCTTTAAGAACGTGGTCACCTTCAACATGGACGAATACGTGGGACTGCCCAGAACTCACCGTGAAAGCTACTGGTTCTTTATGCACGACAACTTCTTCAACCACATAGACATTCCGGAAGGCAATATCAACATCCTCAACGGCATGGCCGACGATCTGGAGGCCGAGTGCGCCCGATATGAAGAAAAGATCGCCTTCTTCGGCGGCATAGATCTCTTTATGGGCGGCAGCGGCGTGGACGGACACATCGCCTTCAACGAGCCCTACACCTCCCTCAATTCCCGCACCGGCGTCCGGGACCTGACCGAGGACACCAAGATAGTGAACTCCCGGTTTTTCAACAACGATCCCGACAAGGTGCCCTCCAGAGCCCTCAGCGTAGGCGTGGCCACGGTCACCGATTCCAGGGAAGTGCTGCTCTTGATCAACGGCCACAGCAAGGCCCGGGCCCTGGCCCACTGTGTCGAAGGCGGAGTCAGCAGCAAGTGGACCATCTCCGCCCTGCAGAACCACAACAACGCGTATATCGCTGTTGACGAAGCCGCCTGCGGCGAGCTGAAGGTGGACACCTACAAGTATTTCCTGGACGTTTACAAGAGCGAAAGGCTCTAA
- a CDS encoding GIY-YIG nuclease family protein: MYIYITTNKYNNVLYIGVTNDLLRRMYEHKSGLIEGFSRKYKATKLVYYKEIQDEEAAILYEKRLKKYGRNDKFKLIKQDNPEMKDLSEDWDFGELGVPLEYTHFTAKK, translated from the coding sequence ATGTATATCTATATCACCACCAACAAGTACAACAACGTGTTATATATCGGGGTCACAAATGACCTGCTCCGCAGAATGTACGAACATAAGAGCGGTCTTATAGAGGGGTTTTCCAGGAAATACAAAGCGACCAAGCTGGTGTATTACAAGGAGATACAGGACGAAGAGGCGGCTATCCTTTACGAAAAACGCCTGAAGAAATACGGTCGCAACGACAAATTCAAGCTCATCAAACAAGACAATCCCGAGATGAAAGACCTGTCCGAGGATTGGGACTTCGGGGAATTGGGCGTGCCATTAGAATACACTCATTTTACAGCCAAAAAGTAG